In Colletotrichum higginsianum IMI 349063 chromosome 1, whole genome shotgun sequence, the DNA window AAGCAGTGTCAAGGTTAGCCTCAAGTACATCCCTGTCAAAATGCAACTAGACCCGAGCGAGAGCATCAACAACATGGGGACCCTCCGTGTCGATGTCTTGGACGCCCAGGACCTCCCTTCGGCAGACTCGAACGGCAAGAGTGACCCGTACTGCAAGTTCGAGCtcaacggcgaggacgtGTATAAGACCAAGGTCCAGAAGAAAACGTTGCACCCTGCCTGGAACGAGTTTTTTGAGGTTCCCGTGCCTTCAAGAACTGCTGCCAAGTTCAAGGTCACCGTCTGGGACTACGACTTTGCGGACAAGCCTGATTTCCTGGGAGCTGCCGATATCAACCTCGAGCAGCTGGATCCCTTTAGACCCAGTGAGAGCCGCTTACTCCTGGATGGAAAGTCGGGTACAGTCAGATTGAGGATGCTCTTCCGTCCGTCCTACGTCACGCGAACTCGTCAGGGCACGTCAACCTTCTCTGGCACGTTTGCGGCGCCCGGAAGAATCGTCACTGGTATTGCGGGGGCGCCTATCAAGGTCGGGAGCACAGTCGGTCACGGTGTGGGCAGGGGCGCATCATTCCTCAAGCGCGGCCTGTTCTCGCGGAAGGACGACGACTCAAACGATGCATCTTCAAGCTTCACTGAGATCCCGACCATCGTCGAGAACGGCAACAGCCCCCCTGCTCCGACacccggccttggcctcaAGCGAGCGACTGGCTTCTCTACCCCCGATGGTAGCGAGTCCCCCGACACACGACCAGGGACCTCCAACGGCCTATCCTTGGGGCACACTCGCACAAAAAGCAACGGCGCTGCCTCGGTTCATAGCGTGACACCGGGTTCACCGGGCTCCGGCACCGCCTCTTTCACCGTGGTGTCTGCAACGGGATTCCCTCCGTCAACTGACCTTTACATCACAATCAACCAGTTGGCGCCCAAGCCCAAGTTAATCGGCAAGACCAAGCATCACAAGGATGCCACCGGCTTCTTCCGATACAACGAGACTTTCAAGTGCACATGCACTGCTGATACCCAATTCAAAATCGAAGCGAAGGGTGAGCACACACTTAGGAGCGATGATGATCTGGGCGATGCCCTTTACTTCGTCGACGATTCCGGAGCAGGAGGTGAGAAGGAGATTAGGGTCGGAAGCGGCACGGTGGTAATGAGGAGCACGTTTGTCCCCACGGCCAGCGCCTTGGAGCCCGACAGCCCGAAGTCCATCGTCCGCCGCAGCTTCATGGGCAAAAGGGAAAGTCGCAGCAGGGAGGGAACCCCGAACTGATGTGCGGCTCAACCCAGCCTGGTCTCATGGCGCGGCATCTTCGAACTCGGATCGATCTTCCTTCCCGTTTTTGTTCCCTTTGGTAGAAAAAGCTTTTCATTGTGTTCAGATACCTAGGATGTTGCCATCGGTTGGCATGTTTCATCCACTAATGAGTCtcttcccttttccttttcgtACAGGTGGTATGGAGTCTCAGGGCttgaggagggagggtggGTGGCGAGCATACACAGGCAGGCAGTGCGTGTGCGTGGCAATGGCTTGACTATTTCGCCGTCCCGTTTGGCTTCTTATAGTTAGGATGCAATTCAACGATGTTCGATCTGACTGGCTGTGTGGTTGTTTGGATCATGAGGTGATGTCCGATACCATATTCGCCACGGAGAGTGACCCGAGAGTCATGGCGCTGTATTGCTATCAAAGGTAGTTTGGGacaggcacaggcacagTTGCATTGTATGTATGATTATTTGAAGAATGAATTCATTGTAGGTGGCATGTAGTCGCCAGGGCGGTCGTTTGTCGCTTATGTAAATTGATAGAACGCACGGGCCATGTCTGAACTGTACCTGCAGCTGTACTTGCCCGTTCCGAATCAGGCAGTAAGGCATCAGTCAGCTAGGGACGCCGTTTCCCTGCTGAAGCTGGCCGTGACGCGAGCATAGAGCTGCCTGAGCTACTCCCCAAGTTAACCTCAAAGAACCACATCTCCCAATCCAACCGCAACCTCACCTACCCCTTCCACGACAACCACTACAAGAGTAATCAGAATTATAGCCTCTGATTCTCTCGACCATCGAAAATCCACTTCTCTCGACTCCATACCCCGCCCACAGACCGTCGAGATGGACAGCCTTGTAGCCAAGTACAGCCGCCCGGCGTTTGAGCAACACAACACTTTCAGAGACGATGAGCAAGAGGACCTCGAGCTCATGGGCGGTGCGCCGCCTCTGTCGTTGAAGTTCGCCATGCCCCCCGTCGCACATGTAAGCTTGCCTCCTGCCACAATCTCCCTTCGTTCGGTACCTCGCACAATCATCCAGTGATGCTCATACAACCCCTCTATCTAGCCCTCTTCTTGGCTCCGCGCAGCAACAGACGACCGCTCCAACCCCGATTGCCCCATCAAGATCGCCCACGGCACAACGACCCTCGCTTTCCGATTCCAGggcggcatcatcgtcgccaccgACTCCCGTGCCACGGCCGGAAACTGGATCGCCTCGCAAACGGTCAAGAAGGTTATTGAGATCAACTCGGTGCTTTTGGGCACCATggccggcggtgccgccgacTGCCAATACTGGCTCGCCTGGCTGGGCATGCAGTGTCGTCTCCACGAACTCCGCCACAAGCGCCGTATCTCGGTCGCTGCCGCGTCCAAGATCCTCGCCAACCTCGTCTACTCGTACAAGGGCATGGGCCTCAGCATGGGCACCATGTGCGCCGGcgtcaccaaggaggagggcccCGCGCTCTACTACGTCGATTCGGATGGCACCCGCCTGCCCGGCAACCTCTTCTGCGTCGGCAGTGGTCAGACCTTCGCCTACGGTGTTCTGGATGCCGAGTACCGCTACGACCTGACAGACCAGGAGGCGCTCGACCTCGGCAGCCGGAGTATCCTGGCGGCGACGCACCGCGACGCCTATTCTGGTGGTTTCATCAACCTGTACCacgtcaaggaggagggatgggTCAAGCACGGCTTCAACGACACGAATCCTATCTTCTGGAAGACgaagctcgagaagggcgagttCACCAACGTCACGGCCGACTTGGACTAGATGTTTGGCAGGAGGAACTGCGATGTGGTGTCGCTGAGTTGATTCGGCACACGGGACTCTACCTGGACCACCGAAATCAGCCGGTCGCCTAGGGGGCGATTGAGCAGGATATCAGTCACGTTCACCCCTTCTCACACCTTAAGGTGCAGGGAAAACAGGAAACGACAACGAGTTTCGTGCATCGGGACGATTAGAACGGTTACGTCACGGCAGGCGACGCGGGATGGCAGCCGTAGGAGGAAACACGGGCTGCCAAGCTGTCACCCAAGGCATCGGCGCTCAGGAAAGGGTGCCGATGTCATGTAACTTGTAAACTAGACCATGATACAAGTTCATTCTTTTACGCTCTTATTCTACATTATGGTCACAGGTGATGGTACGTTACATGCAAGGGGGGTATCACGGCTACTCACTCGATTTTCTTCTCACCCaaccgccgaggccgaggattCCGCCCTCGTCGCTCGCCGGGTCAATCGACCACTTCCGTTGGACGTGCACTGAGAGATCACTTTCCCAGCCAGCCTCGTACATCTCCATGCCCGTCCAGGCGATCATGGCCGCATTGTCCGTACAAAGCGCTGGCGGGGGCGCCGTGAGCCCGATGTGGGCGGCCCCGCGAACATCAAGGGTTTTTCGCAGGACGTGCATGAGGAAGCGGTTGCTTGCAACGCCACCGCTAACGACGAGCGTCCGGACGGCGTCCCTGAGCTCCGGTtcggcggccaaggcgatGAGGACGCGGCTGGCCAGGTGTTCGAACAGGAGGCGCatggcggcgcgggcgaggcACCTGCGCTCATCGAGTGGCATTGTatcgtcgctgccgccgccgttcttggATGCGACGATCTTGTGAATCTggctgccgaggccgacgaaggAGTACGACAGGGCGCGGGAGGCGGCAAGGGGCGGGGTCAGGGTCCAGGAGTAGGGGGAGGTGTAGGTAGCGATCTCGTCGATGCGACGGAAGGGCGGGGTATACTCGTAGTCGTACTCTTGCGGTGGAGAAGGAGTGGACGCAGGCGAGGAACCCGGGAAGGCGAagcgctcgaggagggcgccgTACATGACGTCCCCGTGGGAGGCCAGCATGTCTGGGGGCAGGATGTGGCGCGCCGCCTTGTCTAGGGCGTCACCAACGGCGACATCTACCGTGGTAGCGAGGATGCGGTGGTCTGTGAGGGAGCAGGAGTGAACGAGCTGGGTGTGACCGCCTGAGACGAGAAGGGTGAGGAAGGGGTATTCGGGTGTTAGGGGTATCGGGGCcgaggcagcagcagcagcaggaggatgatgatgaagaggagggggagaagagggagatggTGCAGGAAGAGACCAATTGAGGGCAGACACGAGGCGTGGGGTGAGGGCATGGGCCTGCATGTGGTTGACGGCCAGGAGGGGCACCTgccacgccgccgcgagaCCTTTGGCCGTGGCGAGGCCGGAGCCAAGGTTTGCGGACATGCCCGGGCCACGGGTCACCGTCACGAAGGTGGGCATCTGGCGGGGGACGCCGGAGACTGTCAttacgccgccgccgtggctATCACTTGCGGCGGACCCCCCCGCAATGACCCCCGGTgtatcgtcatcgtggacCCTGGGGCGTTGTTCGATCGGCGGCAGGGccgcgagggcctcggcAACGAGGGGCGCGAGGTGTGCGTCGTGCGAGCGCAGGGCGACGGGCGGGTAAACGCCGCCGTAGGCCGTGCTGTCGCACGTGACCTTGCTGTTGAAATGGAGGGTcgcgcggccgccgggcCCGGGGTCCTTggagaggacggcgacgcAGGTATCGTCGCATGAGGTTTCGATGGCCAGGGTTAGAAGAGTGCGGCTGCCGAcgtggtggcggcggtggacgaCGGCCTGCGTCGATGCCCGGTCACCGTGGAAGTGGGTATGGCGGAGGGATGGCATGGTGCGCCATCGTGCGAGGGCTGTGAGGGGAGGGCGCATCGGGGATTCGTGTTTTTCTCGAGGAGTGCGAGAGGAGAGGCCGCAGGTGGGAGGCAGTGAAATGTATTGGTGGTGAGAAGTTTGGGAGCTCTTATCTTATCGGCTATTTGTTGGTCTTGTCTGTGTTATCCACACCGAGGCCTATCGACTTACACGAGCTACACCGGGCCAGCAACTCCACCCGCCTTACCtgtctacctacctacagGCACCTAAGGGCACCTGTGGCCAATGTTCGCTAGGCGCCC includes these proteins:
- a CDS encoding glycoprotease; this translates as MPSLRHTHFHGDRASTQAVVHRRHHVGSRTLLTLAIETSCDDTCVAVLSKDPGPGGRATLHFNSKVTCDSTAYGGVYPPVALRSHDAHLAPLVAEALAALPPIEQRPRVHDDDTPGVIAGGSAASDSHGGGVMTVSGVPRQMPTFVTVTRGPGMSANLGSGLATAKGLAAAWQVPLLAVNHMQAHALTPRLVSALNWSLPAPSPSSPPPLHHHPPAAAAASAPIPLTPEYPFLTLLVSGGHTQLVHSCSLTDHRILATTVDVAVGDALDKAARHILPPDMLASHGDVMYGALLERFAFPGSSPASTPSPPQEYDYEYTPPFRRIDEIATYTSPYSWTLTPPLAASRALSYSFVGLGSQIHKIVASKNGGGSDDTMPLDERRCLARAAMRLLFEHLASRVLIALAAEPELRDAVRTLVVSGGVASNRFLMHVLRKTLDVRGAAHIGLTAPPPALCTDNAAMIAWTGMEMYEAGWESDLSVHVQRKWSIDPASDEGGILGLGGWVRRKSSE
- a CDS encoding Proteasome subunit beta type, with translation MDSLVAKYSRPAFEQHNTFRDDEQEDLELMGGAPPLSLKFAMPPVAHPSSWLRAATDDRSNPDCPIKIAHGTTTLAFRFQGGIIVATDSRATAGNWIASQTVKKVIEINSVLLGTMAGGAADCQYWLAWLGMQCRLHELRHKRRISVAAASKILANLVYSYKGMGLSMGTMCAGVTKEEGPALYYVDSDGTRLPGNLFCVGSGQTFAYGVLDAEYRYDLTDQEALDLGSRSILAATHRDAYSGGFINLYHVKEEGWVKHGFNDTNPIFWKTKLEKGEFTNVTADLD